Proteins found in one Oncorhynchus gorbuscha isolate QuinsamMale2020 ecotype Even-year linkage group LG15, OgorEven_v1.0, whole genome shotgun sequence genomic segment:
- the LOC123997882 gene encoding tubulin beta chain-like, protein MREIVHIQAGQCGNQIGAKFWEVISDEHGIDPTGTYHGDGDLQLDRISVYYNEATGGKYVPRAILVDLEPGTMDSVRSGPFGQIFRPDNFVFGQSGAGNNWAKGHYTEGAELVDSVLDVVRKESENCDCLQGFQLTHSLGGGTGSGMGTLLISKIREEYPDRIMNTFSVVPSPKVSDTVVEPYNATLSVHQLVENTDETFCIDNEALYDICFRTLKLTTPTYGDLNHLVSATMSGVTTCLRFPGQLNADLRKLAVNMVPFPRLHFFMPGFAPLTSRGSQQYRALTVPELTQQVFDAKNMMAACDPRHGRYLTVAAVFRGQMSMKEVDEQMLNIQNKNSSYFVEWIPNNVKTAVCDIPPRGLKMSVTFIGNSTAIQELFKRISEQFTAMFRRKAFLHWYTGEGMDEMEFTEAESNMNDLVSEYQQYQDATAEEEGEFEEEAEDDDA, encoded by the exons ATGAGGGAAATCGTGCATATTCAAGCAGGCCAGTGCGGTAACCAGATTGGGGCCAAG TTCTGGGAGGTGATCAGCGATGAGCACGGGATTGACCCCACAGGCACCTACCATGGAGATGGCGACCTGCAGTTGGACAGAATCAGTGTCTACTACAATGAGGCAACAG GTGGTAAATATGTGCCCAGGGCTATCCTCGTGGACCTTGAGCCTGGCACAATGGATTCTGTGAGGTCTGGACCCTTTGGACAGATCTTCAGGCCAGACAACTTTGTGTTTG GCCAGAGCGGTGCTGGTAACAACTGGGCAAAGGGCCACTACACAGAGGGAGCAGAGCTGGTGGACTCTGTCTTGGATGTAGTGAGGAAGGAGTCAGAAAACTGTGACTGCCTGCAGGGTTTCCAGCTCACCCACTCCCTGGGTGGAGGCACGGGGTCGGGTATGGGCACCCTGCTCATCAGCAAGATCAGAGAGGAGTACCCTGACCGCATCATGAACACCTTCAGCGTGGTGCCCTCACCAAAA GTATCAGACACAGTGGTGGAGCCCTACAATGCCACCCTCTCCGTTCACCAGCTTGTGGAGAACACAGATGAGACATTCTGCATCGACAACGAGGCCCTTTATGACATCTGCTTCCGCACGCTCAAACTGACCACGCCCACCTATGGTGACCTCAACCACCTGGTGTCAGCCACCATGAGCGGCGTCACCACCTGCCTGCGCTTCCCTGGCCAGCTCAACGCTGACCTTCGCAAACTGGCCGTCAACATGGTGCCCTTCCCCCGTCTGCACTTCTTCATGCCCGGCTTCGCCCCCCTCACCAGCAGGGGCAGCCAGCAGTACCGTGCCCTCACCGTGCCCGAGCTTACCCAGCAGGTGTTCGATGCAAAAAACATGATGGCAGCCTGCGACCCTCGTCACGGCCGCTACCTTACTGTGGCCGCAGTGTTCCGGGGCCAAATGTCCATGAAGGAGGTGGACGAGCAGATGCTTAATATCCAGAACAAGAACAGCAGCTACTTCGTGGAATGGATCCCCAACAATGTGAAGACCGCTGTCTGCGACATCCCACCCCGGGGTCTAAAGATGTCTGTCACCTTCATCGGCAACAGCACAGCCATCCAGGAGCTGTTCAAGCGTATCTCTGAGCAGTTCACTGCCATGTTCCGCCGCAAGGCCTTCTTGCATTGGTATACtggagagggcatggatgagatgGAGTTCACTGAGGCAGAGAGCAACATGAACGACCTGGTGTCTGAGTACCAGCAGTACCAGGACGCCACCGctgaggaagagggagagttCGAGGAGGAGGCTGAAGACGATGACGCTTAA